The following are encoded together in the Bacillus cereus group sp. RP43 genome:
- a CDS encoding VOC family protein translates to MYTIPGHHHISMVTKNAKTNNDFYQKVLGLRRVKKTVNQDNPFMYHLFYGDLTGSAGTELSFFEMPNVGRTIRGTNALTQIGLLVPSIESLTFWKRHFESLQVAHGEITTYAGREALHFEDPDGLRLVLLNNNGEEVPEYWTAWDESSIEQNHRILGMGTVEMTVRSLNKLSKTLTGLFSYKEVSRSDDEGIYQSIAGQSFGEILVKQQEGESERPGKGSIHHLAIRVKNDEELSYWNEAVKDKGFQSTGIIDRFYFKSLYFRESNGILFEIATDGPGFTVDSAIEKLGKELDLPPFLEERRKEIEEKLIPLD, encoded by the coding sequence ATGTATACAATTCCAGGACATCACCACATTTCTATGGTGACAAAGAATGCAAAAACAAATAATGATTTTTATCAAAAGGTATTGGGATTACGCCGAGTGAAAAAGACAGTCAATCAAGATAATCCATTTATGTATCATTTGTTTTATGGCGATTTAACAGGGAGTGCCGGAACTGAATTATCATTTTTTGAAATGCCGAATGTAGGAAGAACAATCCGTGGTACAAATGCATTAACACAAATAGGCTTACTCGTACCTTCAATAGAAAGTCTTACATTTTGGAAGAGACATTTTGAGTCGCTCCAGGTGGCGCATGGGGAAATTACAACTTACGCCGGAAGAGAAGCACTGCACTTTGAAGATCCAGATGGCCTGCGGTTAGTGCTACTAAATAATAACGGTGAAGAGGTGCCTGAATATTGGACTGCATGGGATGAATCTTCTATAGAGCAGAATCATCGGATTTTAGGCATGGGAACAGTTGAAATGACAGTGCGCAGTTTAAATAAATTATCAAAAACATTAACAGGCCTGTTTAGTTATAAAGAAGTATCTCGTTCAGATGATGAGGGGATTTATCAATCTATTGCTGGTCAATCATTTGGAGAAATTTTGGTAAAACAGCAAGAAGGAGAGAGTGAACGACCTGGAAAAGGAAGTATTCATCATTTAGCTATTCGTGTGAAAAATGATGAAGAACTGAGTTATTGGAATGAAGCGGTGAAAGATAAAGGGTTCCAATCAACAGGCATTATCGATCGCTTTTATTTTAAAAGTTTATATTTCCGTGAATCAAATGGCATTTTATTTGAGATTGCGACGGATGGACCAGGATTTACAGTGGATTCAGCAATTGAAAAATTAGGAAAAGAGCTGGATTTACCACCATTTTTAGAAGAGAGAAGAAAAGAGATTGAAGAGAAATTAATACCACTTGATTAA
- a CDS encoding MarR family transcriptional regulator: MRENTIGSLIWLRLIRFTNQSNQMSNEFLKRFDLTTAQFDVLMQIRIYQPLTQMELAEKVTVTQGGISRMLTRLEKEGYIIRKQDWKTKMISLTEKGETVLERALPEQLAFQSSFFDDVLNEEEQKILYALMTKVHKHSEKKELPAE, encoded by the coding sequence ATGCGTGAAAACACGATAGGATCGTTAATCTGGTTACGTTTAATACGATTTACGAATCAAAGTAATCAGATGTCGAATGAGTTTTTGAAGCGTTTTGATTTGACGACAGCTCAATTTGATGTACTTATGCAAATACGGATTTATCAGCCACTTACACAAATGGAGTTAGCAGAAAAAGTTACTGTGACGCAAGGTGGTATTTCTAGAATGCTAACACGCCTTGAAAAAGAAGGATATATTATACGAAAACAAGATTGGAAAACGAAAATGATTAGCCTTACTGAGAAGGGTGAAACAGTATTAGAAAGAGCATTACCAGAGCAACTTGCATTTCAATCATCTTTTTTTGATGATGTATTAAATGAGGAAGAACAGAAAATACTATACGCGTTAATGACAAAAGTTCATAAGCATAGTGAAAAAAAAGAATTACCAGCTGAGTAA
- a CDS encoding carboxymuconolactone decarboxylase family protein produces MMNEPIEFYIQKKMREIAPAFAHYSEEILFEEVWRDATLTLRERSLCTVAALISLGNTEQLPFHLKLAKQNGIMENELVALITHMAFYVGWPKAVAALNITMNEIES; encoded by the coding sequence ATGATGAATGAACCAATTGAATTTTATATTCAAAAGAAAATGAGAGAAATAGCACCTGCATTTGCTCATTATAGTGAAGAGATATTGTTTGAGGAAGTGTGGCGGGATGCCACTTTAACATTAAGAGAAAGAAGTTTATGTACAGTGGCGGCACTAATTAGTCTCGGCAATACAGAACAATTACCATTTCATTTGAAGTTAGCTAAACAAAATGGGATTATGGAAAATGAACTGGTTGCATTAATAACACATATGGCTTTTTACGTTGGCTGGCCAAAAGCTGTGGCAGCTTTAAATATAACAATGAATGAGATTGAAAGTTAA
- a CDS encoding tautomerase family protein produces the protein MPFVNVYYHEDILNKEELKQIGECIHFSLIEHFNIPENDYFQMFLPYQRNQFLYNPYYLLERGEMRTENMIHVSITCGPGRTVQQKKGLYQSISFEISACSNVKVTDIFITLHETAAENWSFGQGVAQLVKVEGEQNDE, from the coding sequence ATGCCTTTTGTGAACGTTTATTATCATGAAGATATATTAAATAAAGAAGAGTTGAAACAGATAGGTGAATGTATCCACTTTTCATTAATTGAACATTTTAACATCCCTGAAAATGATTATTTTCAAATGTTTTTACCTTATCAACGAAATCAATTTTTGTATAATCCATATTATTTGTTGGAAAGAGGAGAAATGAGAACTGAGAATATGATTCATGTTTCTATTACATGTGGACCTGGAAGAACAGTGCAACAGAAAAAAGGTTTGTATCAATCTATATCCTTTGAAATTTCAGCATGTTCCAACGTGAAAGTTACTGACATTTTTATTACACTACATGAGACAGCTGCTGAAAATTGGTCATTTGGTCAAGGGGTGGCACAATTGGTAAAAGTGGAGGGGGAGCAAAATGATGAATGA
- a CDS encoding DUF4865 family protein, producing the protein MIGMQYKVILPKDYDMEIIRNRVKDNGYKTDGLQELKFKAYLISEASKDGNFYNCYAPLYIWNGHEGMNKFIFEGYYDNILQSFGWQQINIGVPLVVNLSDDFKKSRYAVEYAGSISQSKSLIGAQFNISNQNVHNTENCIGNVIVYNPDKWGYSQFSFYNEKPEIDIMDNATIYEILHIS; encoded by the coding sequence ATGATTGGAATGCAATATAAGGTCATTTTGCCAAAGGATTATGATATGGAGATTATTAGGAATAGGGTAAAGGATAATGGGTATAAAACAGATGGTCTTCAAGAGTTGAAATTTAAAGCCTATTTAATTTCTGAGGCAAGTAAGGATGGGAATTTCTATAATTGTTATGCACCTTTATATATTTGGAATGGTCATGAAGGGATGAACAAATTTATCTTTGAAGGCTATTACGATAATATTTTACAATCGTTTGGATGGCAACAAATAAATATAGGCGTTCCTTTAGTTGTTAATCTAAGCGATGATTTTAAAAAAAGTAGATATGCTGTTGAATATGCAGGAAGTATTTCTCAAAGTAAATCTTTGATTGGGGCCCAATTTAATATTTCGAATCAGAATGTCCACAATACGGAAAATTGTATAGGGAATGTAATAGTGTATAATCCGGATAAATGGGGATATAGTCAATTCAGTTTTTATAATGAAAAGCCTGAAATAGATATAATGGATAATGCTACTATATATGAGATTTTACACATTTCATAA
- a CDS encoding LysR family transcriptional regulator, with protein MEFNDLIIFKTVASVGSISKAAKELGYVQPNVTERIKKLEEELETPLLHRDNKGVSLLPSGDILLNYTNKILTLLEEAKNEIKMSGTSYVIATSQSILTNYLSMRIKENFRNYQIYIESSSHLQKLLQQQKVDMVITYDDYPDAAFKKVFTTSISIGLLKAKEKCTIDYSKEFFFVSNDKKCPFRNKTIQFLKENNLSQRQLQQLDSYSLIEEFINDGNGIAFLPIRNNKLVPIEDVPIEKLAVHFFTNRELDKKIPIELFN; from the coding sequence ATGGAATTTAATGATCTTATTATATTCAAAACTGTAGCTAGTGTTGGTTCTATTAGTAAAGCTGCTAAAGAGCTAGGTTATGTGCAACCAAATGTAACTGAGCGAATCAAAAAATTAGAAGAAGAGTTAGAAACTCCTTTACTACATAGAGATAACAAAGGTGTTTCCCTGTTACCTTCTGGTGACATTTTATTAAACTACACGAATAAAATATTAACTCTATTAGAAGAAGCGAAAAATGAAATTAAAATGAGTGGTACTTCTTATGTAATAGCGACTTCACAATCTATTTTGACAAATTATTTAAGTATGCGTATTAAAGAAAATTTCAGGAATTATCAAATATATATAGAAAGTAGTAGCCATTTACAAAAACTACTACAACAACAAAAAGTTGATATGGTCATCACTTATGATGATTATCCCGACGCAGCGTTTAAAAAAGTATTTACTACTTCAATTTCTATAGGCTTATTAAAAGCAAAAGAAAAGTGTACCATTGACTATTCAAAGGAATTTTTTTTCGTTAGCAATGACAAGAAGTGCCCTTTTAGAAATAAGACAATACAATTTCTAAAAGAAAACAACCTATCTCAGCGTCAACTTCAACAGTTAGATTCATATTCGCTTATTGAAGAGTTTATTAATGATGGAAATGGAATAGCTTTTTTACCAATTAGAAATAATAAACTAGTTCCAATTGAAGATGTTCCAATAGAGAAATTAGCTGTTCATTTTTTTACAAATCGAGAGTTAGATAAAAAGATTCCAATTGAACTATTCAACTAG
- a CDS encoding branched-chain amino acid ABC transporter permease, translating into MLICLGVFPFVNDSRSLLILFTQIFIFAIFAMSFDVLLGYTGIVSFGHCMFFGIGAYGVALLFDRQGVSIMNFFIGVVAAIIVSAIVSYIIGMLSLRLKSHFYAMLTLAISQLFFVLAEKWRSLTHGGDGFTFGVPDIFRDRFTFYYVTLICLISIFILLRLFTKSSIGKVLKAISQNEQRVEALGYKVLHYKIIASVVAGVVAAISGGLFVITLRFVNTTVFSIEMTLNALLMTMIGGVGTLIGAIAGAGIIESLKYYLSELATEYPIFERWTIILGLLYIIVLLVFPKGLVGTVKNLKNLKKSKKEKSTGVEQNV; encoded by the coding sequence ATGCTCATTTGTTTAGGTGTATTTCCATTCGTAAATGATTCACGGAGCTTGTTAATTTTGTTCACTCAAATCTTCATCTTTGCTATTTTCGCTATGAGTTTTGATGTTCTCCTTGGATATACGGGTATTGTTTCATTCGGTCATTGTATGTTCTTTGGTATAGGGGCGTATGGGGTGGCACTCTTGTTTGATCGGCAAGGAGTATCTATAATGAACTTCTTCATAGGAGTAGTAGCCGCAATTATTGTATCAGCCATCGTTAGTTATATAATTGGTATGCTTTCATTACGTTTGAAAAGTCATTTTTATGCAATGTTAACGCTCGCTATTTCACAGTTGTTTTTTGTACTTGCTGAAAAATGGCGTTCACTGACTCACGGAGGGGATGGATTTACCTTTGGTGTACCAGATATATTCCGTGATCGTTTTACATTTTATTATGTAACACTTATATGTTTAATCAGTATTTTCATTTTGTTACGTCTTTTCACAAAATCTTCAATTGGGAAAGTATTAAAGGCAATTTCACAAAATGAACAACGAGTTGAAGCACTTGGCTATAAAGTGCTTCATTATAAAATTATTGCTAGTGTTGTTGCAGGAGTAGTTGCAGCGATTAGCGGTGGTTTATTTGTCATCACATTACGCTTTGTAAATACGACTGTATTTTCAATTGAAATGACATTAAATGCATTACTGATGACAATGATTGGTGGCGTTGGAACATTAATTGGAGCCATTGCTGGAGCTGGCATAATTGAATCACTTAAATATTATTTATCAGAACTAGCGACAGAATATCCGATTTTTGAAAGATGGACGATTATTCTTGGTCTATTGTATATTATCGTGTTACTAGTTTTCCCGAAAGGGTTAGTTGGAACGGTTAAGAATTTGAAGAATTTAAAAAAGAGTAAGAAGGAGAAAAGTACAGGAGTGGAGCAAAACGTGTGA
- a CDS encoding branched-chain amino acid ABC transporter permease — MDVLINLFVNGVSTGMLIFLLASGLSLIFGLMSVLNFAHGGLFAWGAFTGVWLFNMTGSYLLALIGAVAMGMFLGFILERFLIRPVYGNHVRQLLVTLGGMLVLSECIKIFWGPNPIVAKLPLWLQGSFTFGGVILIKYRLFVILVGILIYIALLLLLKKTKIGLMIRAGVMDKEMVQALGINVKAIFSFVFLLGAGMAALGGFLLAPYSGVIFAEMGMQYAILAFIVVIIGGLGSVQGSALASLIVGLAGAFTAYFIPDLSLAINMLMLLFFLIVKPTGLVGEKG, encoded by the coding sequence GTGGATGTGCTAATTAACTTATTTGTAAATGGCGTTTCGACAGGGATGCTTATTTTTTTATTAGCGTCTGGTCTATCACTTATTTTCGGTTTAATGAGCGTACTAAATTTTGCGCATGGCGGTTTATTTGCATGGGGAGCATTTACAGGCGTTTGGTTATTCAATATGACAGGTAGTTATTTATTAGCGCTAATTGGAGCAGTCGCTATGGGCATGTTTCTCGGTTTCATTCTAGAAAGATTTCTTATTCGGCCAGTGTATGGAAACCATGTTCGGCAGCTTCTCGTTACGCTTGGAGGAATGCTCGTTCTTAGTGAGTGCATCAAAATATTTTGGGGACCTAACCCAATTGTTGCAAAGTTACCGTTATGGCTACAAGGTAGTTTTACATTTGGAGGAGTTATCTTAATAAAATATCGCCTATTCGTTATTTTAGTTGGGATACTAATTTATATCGCTTTACTATTACTGCTGAAAAAAACAAAGATCGGACTAATGATTCGCGCTGGTGTAATGGATAAAGAGATGGTTCAAGCTCTCGGAATTAACGTAAAAGCGATATTCTCGTTTGTCTTTTTATTAGGAGCAGGGATGGCAGCGTTAGGTGGTTTCCTACTTGCACCATATTCTGGAGTTATTTTCGCTGAGATGGGTATGCAGTACGCAATTTTAGCTTTTATAGTAGTTATTATTGGCGGATTAGGTAGCGTACAAGGTTCAGCACTAGCATCTTTAATTGTCGGATTAGCCGGTGCATTTACAGCTTATTTTATACCAGATTTATCACTTGCAATCAATATGTTAATGTTACTATTTTTCTTAATAGTGAAGCCAACGGGACTTGTTGGTGAAAAGGGGTGA
- a CDS encoding ATP-binding cassette domain-containing protein: MALLQVNNIETYLDQFHILQGVSLSVEKGTITVLFGRNGAGKTTTLRSVMGFHRIANGEVYYDNTKVNGLSTHLISRKGIGYVPENQGIFHDLTVEETFALARGKNGEESEEKIDWMLELFPDLKQFWNKKSGLLSGGQKQMLAISRAFINSDGLLLIDEPSKGLSPIMIEKLMVAILKMKEKTTVLLVEQNFMMASQIGDYFYIMDNGRIVHNGFMEELREDKETCHKYLGIS; encoded by the coding sequence GTGGCACTACTACAAGTGAATAATATAGAGACGTATTTAGATCAGTTTCATATTTTACAAGGAGTGTCCCTTTCTGTTGAGAAGGGAACGATTACAGTATTGTTTGGAAGAAATGGTGCTGGAAAAACAACAACATTGCGCTCAGTTATGGGATTTCACCGGATAGCAAATGGAGAAGTGTATTATGATAACACAAAAGTAAATGGATTATCTACACATTTAATTTCAAGAAAAGGTATAGGTTATGTACCAGAAAATCAAGGTATTTTTCATGATTTAACAGTAGAAGAGACATTCGCACTTGCTAGGGGAAAAAATGGGGAAGAATCTGAAGAGAAAATAGATTGGATGCTCGAACTATTTCCAGATTTAAAGCAATTTTGGAATAAGAAAAGTGGGCTCTTAAGCGGGGGACAAAAGCAAATGTTGGCTATTTCAAGAGCATTTATTAATAGTGATGGACTATTGCTTATTGATGAGCCGAGTAAAGGGCTGTCTCCAATTATGATAGAAAAATTAATGGTAGCTATTTTGAAAATGAAGGAAAAAACGACCGTTTTACTTGTTGAACAAAATTTTATGATGGCTAGTCAAATCGGTGATTATTTTTACATTATGGATAATGGGCGCATTGTGCATAACGGTTTCATGGAGGAACTGCGAGAGGATAAGGAAACATGTCATAAATATTTAGGTATTTCTTAA
- a CDS encoding ABC transporter ATP-binding protein, with translation MTHLLETKNLCVSFGDHHVIKDVNLTVQKGKLISIIGPNGAGKTTLFNLLSGQISPTKGEVYFKGQDITKLSISDRTRLGIGRSFQLTNIFPELTVLENVRLSVQSFVQDYYSFFPNAAKLKQQTGEARRLLKTVLLHEKGDVLAKDLAHGEKRKLELAMLLALKTDVLLLDEPTAGISVEEVPAILQVIENIKKNPESTIVLIEHKMDMVLDLSDHLIVLFHGELLAEGLPEEMMKDERVQSAYLGGLYSGTTTSE, from the coding sequence ATGACACATTTGTTAGAGACGAAAAATCTTTGTGTATCTTTTGGGGATCATCACGTTATTAAGGATGTTAATTTAACGGTACAAAAAGGAAAGCTCATTTCAATTATTGGACCGAATGGTGCTGGAAAGACAACACTATTCAATTTACTAAGTGGGCAAATTTCTCCGACGAAAGGTGAAGTTTATTTTAAAGGACAGGATATTACAAAATTATCAATTTCAGATCGAACGCGCTTAGGAATTGGTCGTTCTTTTCAGTTGACAAATATTTTTCCAGAGTTAACAGTACTTGAAAATGTGCGTCTAAGTGTTCAATCATTCGTTCAAGATTATTATAGTTTCTTTCCGAATGCAGCCAAGTTAAAGCAGCAAACTGGAGAAGCGAGACGTCTTTTGAAGACAGTACTCCTTCACGAGAAAGGGGACGTATTAGCTAAAGACTTAGCTCACGGAGAAAAAAGAAAGTTAGAGCTTGCTATGTTGTTAGCATTAAAGACAGATGTATTACTACTTGATGAACCAACAGCAGGTATTTCAGTTGAGGAAGTTCCGGCTATATTACAAGTAATCGAAAATATTAAAAAAAATCCAGAGAGCACGATTGTACTTATTGAACACAAAATGGATATGGTGCTAGATTTATCAGATCATCTTATCGTTTTATTTCATGGCGAGTTATTGGCTGAAGGATTGCCGGAAGAAATGATGAAAGACGAGCGAGTACAAAGTGCTTATTTAGGGGGATTATATAGTGGCACTACTACAAGTGAATAA
- a CDS encoding ABC transporter substrate-binding protein, translating to MSMKKRKWLRTVVTGCVLGSLLVTAACSGKKTSTEDEKTIKVGVLASLTGPLESYGKQTVNGFELGLDYATGGTGKVEGKKIKFVVEDTETKADVAVKKATKLLEEEKVDFLVGSSSSSDTLAVLPLAEEYEKIMVVEPAVADSITGKNWNKYIFRTGRNSSQDAIAGAASIAKKDVKIATFAPDNAFGREGIAAFKAGAKKLGANIVNEQYADTNSTDFTANIQNIISSKPDYLFIVWAGANSPWKQLKDMNVEAQGIKISTGAPDIPALKTMDALIGMQGFSVYYHSLPKNKVNDWLVEEHKKRFNGAVPDLFTAGGMSAAISIVEALKKTKGDTDVDTLIKKMEGMEFETPKGKMKFREKDHQALQTLYSITLKKQEGVDYPVPVLERELTMKETEPSVQNK from the coding sequence ATGTCGATGAAAAAACGTAAATGGCTAAGAACGGTGGTTACAGGTTGTGTTTTAGGGTCATTATTAGTAACAGCAGCTTGTTCGGGAAAGAAGACAAGTACAGAAGATGAAAAAACGATTAAGGTAGGGGTTCTTGCTTCATTAACAGGTCCATTAGAATCGTATGGAAAACAAACAGTGAACGGGTTTGAATTAGGGTTAGATTATGCAACTGGTGGAACTGGGAAAGTGGAAGGGAAGAAGATTAAGTTTGTTGTAGAAGATACGGAGACGAAAGCAGATGTAGCAGTTAAAAAAGCTACGAAGTTATTAGAAGAAGAGAAAGTTGATTTTTTAGTCGGATCGTCAAGTTCAAGTGATACATTAGCAGTATTACCACTAGCTGAAGAATATGAAAAAATTATGGTTGTAGAACCGGCAGTTGCTGATAGTATTACAGGGAAGAACTGGAATAAATATATTTTTAGAACAGGAAGAAACTCTTCGCAAGATGCGATTGCTGGAGCTGCTTCAATTGCTAAAAAAGATGTAAAGATTGCGACGTTTGCTCCAGATAATGCTTTCGGTCGTGAAGGAATTGCAGCATTTAAAGCGGGAGCGAAGAAATTAGGTGCGAATATTGTAAACGAGCAATACGCGGATACGAATTCAACTGATTTCACTGCGAATATTCAAAATATTATCAGCTCAAAACCAGATTATTTATTTATCGTTTGGGCAGGTGCGAATTCACCGTGGAAACAGTTGAAAGATATGAATGTGGAAGCGCAAGGTATTAAAATTTCTACTGGTGCACCGGATATACCAGCATTAAAAACGATGGATGCGCTAATAGGGATGCAAGGGTTTTCTGTTTATTATCACTCACTTCCTAAAAATAAAGTGAATGATTGGTTAGTAGAAGAACATAAAAAACGTTTTAATGGTGCTGTTCCAGATCTGTTTACAGCAGGAGGAATGTCAGCAGCAATTTCTATCGTCGAAGCTTTAAAGAAAACGAAGGGCGATACAGATGTAGATACACTTATTAAGAAAATGGAAGGAATGGAATTTGAGACACCGAAAGGAAAGATGAAATTCAGAGAGAAGGATCATCAAGCATTACAAACTCTTTATTCTATAACGCTGAAAAAGCAAGAGGGTGTTGATTATCCAGTACCAGTGTTAGAACGAGAATTAACAATGAAAGAAACAGAACCGTCTGTTCAAAATAAATAG
- a CDS encoding GTP-binding protein encodes MSKVEIHILGGFLGSGKSTLLQNLLLAEKKKNRKVAVLMNEIGEYSVDTDIIGKENVLRELLKGCICCTLKEELEIQLHSLYQQERPDVIYIETTGVAHPIEVLDACVSPILAPFLEVKSIVVVLDAVRWLNRSILSANVQQLLHEQMKFGSHILINKSDLLTDSDKNKVLEEVKVINNHAKLFETKYCNISLDDIEEAEFASDGEHETLHVKQHLHIQTMTYQFTKSIDQDKLYEWLSNLPDSIYRVKGFVKFHGDKYPHLFQYSFGVPTLLEQDFGFPTNLVVIGEGLDKKQLVEELEKVENN; translated from the coding sequence ATGAGTAAAGTAGAAATTCATATATTAGGTGGTTTTTTAGGTAGCGGAAAATCAACATTGCTGCAAAATTTATTATTAGCAGAAAAGAAGAAAAATCGAAAAGTTGCCGTGTTAATGAATGAAATCGGTGAATACTCGGTAGATACAGATATTATTGGAAAAGAGAATGTGTTAAGGGAACTTCTGAAGGGATGTATTTGTTGTACGTTGAAAGAAGAGCTTGAAATACAATTACACTCTTTATATCAACAGGAAAGACCAGATGTAATTTATATAGAAACAACAGGCGTCGCACATCCAATTGAAGTGTTAGATGCATGTGTATCACCAATTTTAGCTCCTTTCCTTGAAGTGAAATCCATAGTAGTCGTATTAGATGCAGTAAGATGGTTGAATCGAAGTATATTAAGTGCAAATGTGCAGCAGTTACTGCATGAGCAAATGAAATTTGGTAGTCACATTCTTATTAATAAATCAGATTTACTAACAGATTCGGATAAGAACAAAGTACTTGAAGAAGTAAAAGTAATAAATAATCATGCGAAATTGTTTGAAACAAAGTATTGTAATATATCTTTAGATGATATAGAAGAAGCTGAATTTGCGAGTGATGGAGAACACGAGACACTTCATGTTAAACAGCATTTACATATACAAACAATGACGTATCAATTTACGAAATCGATTGATCAAGACAAATTATATGAATGGCTTTCGAATTTACCAGATAGTATTTATCGTGTGAAAGGTTTTGTGAAATTTCATGGAGATAAATACCCTCATCTATTCCAATATTCGTTTGGGGTACCGACTTTATTGGAACAAGACTTCGGTTTCCCGACAAACTTGGTAGTAATAGGGGAAGGGTTAGATAAGAAGCAATTGGTTGAAGAGTTAGAGAAAGTCGAAAATAATTAA
- a CDS encoding FAD-dependent oxidoreductase has translation MRNPLSMEKMLQIIHEGLAKTNTPKRITVAGAGISGLVAASLLKEAGHEVTIIEANNRIGGRVYTIREPFSAGLYFNAGPMRIPDTHDLTLAYIRKFKLPLNLFINKTSSDIIYTNNKKTRLDVFETDPSVLGYPVLDKGKGKTAEGLMLEVLEPILNYIKKDPNKNWIIVEKKYKTYSLGSFLTEYYSDGAIDMIGVLLDMEAYMGMSLIEVLREMIFFTSTTKYYEITGGMDKLPNSFLPELKDNIFMSYKVEKIIQEDNKVMMQVTHEQTLNSFIVTGDIAIVTIPFSALRFVEVEPYHLFSYYKRRAIRELNYIASTKIAIEFKSRFWERAGQYGGKSITDLPIRFTYYPSYGIQSPGAAIVIASYTWADEALTWDSLSHRDRIRYALKNLAQIYGNVVYSEYVAGESFSWSQNPYSCGAFTAFEPGQELELFPYITPPAGRVHFAGEHTTLTHGWMQGAIESGIRVAHEVNENETII, from the coding sequence ATGAGGAATCCATTATCGATGGAAAAAATGCTTCAAATTATTCATGAAGGGCTTGCCAAAACGAATACCCCCAAGCGGATTACAGTTGCCGGTGCGGGGATATCTGGTTTAGTTGCAGCATCTTTATTAAAAGAGGCTGGACACGAGGTAACGATTATAGAAGCGAATAACAGAATAGGTGGCAGGGTGTATACGATTCGTGAACCATTTAGCGCAGGGTTATATTTTAACGCAGGCCCTATGCGTATTCCGGATACTCATGATTTAACTTTAGCCTACATTCGTAAATTTAAACTACCGTTAAACCTTTTTATTAATAAAACTTCTTCAGATATAATTTATACGAATAACAAAAAAACGAGATTGGATGTGTTTGAAACGGACCCAAGTGTACTTGGATATCCAGTTTTAGATAAAGGAAAGGGGAAAACGGCAGAAGGATTAATGTTAGAGGTATTGGAACCGATACTTAATTATATTAAGAAAGATCCTAATAAAAACTGGATTATTGTTGAAAAAAAGTATAAAACATATTCGCTCGGTTCATTTTTAACCGAGTATTATTCAGATGGGGCAATAGATATGATCGGAGTACTTCTTGATATGGAAGCATACATGGGAATGTCTTTAATTGAAGTATTACGCGAAATGATCTTTTTCACTTCAACGACGAAATATTATGAGATAACGGGCGGGATGGATAAATTACCAAATTCATTTTTACCAGAGCTAAAGGATAATATTTTTATGTCGTATAAAGTAGAAAAAATTATACAGGAAGATAATAAAGTAATGATGCAAGTAACACATGAACAAACGTTAAATTCATTTATAGTAACTGGTGACATCGCTATTGTCACAATTCCATTTTCAGCTTTGCGATTTGTAGAAGTTGAGCCATATCATTTATTTTCTTATTATAAAAGGCGGGCAATTCGTGAATTAAATTATATTGCTTCAACTAAAATTGCGATAGAGTTTAAAAGTAGATTTTGGGAAAGAGCAGGACAATATGGTGGTAAGTCAATTACAGATTTACCTATCCGCTTTACATATTATCCGAGCTATGGCATTCAGTCACCAGGGGCAGCTATCGTTATAGCAAGCTATACGTGGGCAGATGAAGCGTTAACGTGGGATAGTCTCTCGCATAGAGATCGTATTCGTTATGCATTGAAAAATTTAGCGCAAATTTATGGGAATGTGGTTTATAGTGAGTATGTTGCGGGAGAATCTTTTAGTTGGAGTCAAAATCCGTATTCTTGCGGAGCATTTACAGCTTTTGAACCAGGGCAAGAGCTTGAATTGTTTCCATATATTACGCCGCCAGCTGGAAGGGTGCACTTTGCAGGAGAACATACGACATTAACACATGGATGGATGCAAGGAGCGATTGAGTCTGGAATTAGAGTTGCTCATGAAGTGAATGAAAATGAAACGATAATCTAG